A genomic segment from Fusarium keratoplasticum isolate Fu6.1 chromosome 10, whole genome shotgun sequence encodes:
- a CDS encoding HpcH-HpaI domain-containing protein, whose amino-acid sequence MSNQITSPVVDGKTRLQHSLERARDGHGPSLGQWLALPGYTLARTIAPLGQDWVLIDCEHGNIDDHNMYLQIGAVSSSGVSPVVRIPADAPWMVKRALDAGAHAIMVPMCETKEQAEQLVRAAKYPSKAHPEGIRGTGAMFAPAAFNLTGRDYLLKANEKVMVFVQIESRRGVENVEEIAKVDGIDMLFIGPNDLASSLGYVAFDHASIPEVQQASQRILDAALAAGNSAAQKYKQGFHFVNCGADIVALTTSMSNEIQRVRELTQEPAMNGVKNADKDGSIVEHKEILVDAKDIKIY is encoded by the exons ATGTCGAATCAAATTACATCCCCCGTCGTCGACGGCAAGACGCGTCTCCAACACTCCCTTGAGCGAGCCAGAGATGGCCACGGCCCCAGTCTCGGGCAGTGGCTCGCCTTGCCAGGTTATACACTTGCAAGAACTATTGCACCTCTAGGGCAAGAC TGGGTGCTCATTGACTGTGAACATGGGAATATTGATGATCACAACATGTACCTCCAGATCGGTGCCGTCTCATCAAGTGGAGTGTCGCCAGTTGTGAGGATCCCCGCCGATGCGCCTTGGATGGTCAAGCGTGCCCTCGACGCCGGAGCCCACGCCATCATGGTGCCAATGtgcgagaccaaggagcaggcCGAACAACTTGTTCGAGCGGCCAAGTACCCATCAAAAGCCCATCCTGAAGGGATACGGGGCACCGGCGCCATGTTTGCCCCGGCGGCATTCAACCTCACTGGGCGAGACTATCTTCTCAAGGCAAACGAAAAGGTCATGGTTTTTGTGCAGATTGAGTCTCGCAGGGGTGTGGAAAATGTCGAGGAGATTGCCAAAGTGGACGGGATCG ACATGCTCTTCATTGGACCGAATGATCTTGCATCCTCTTTAGGGTACGTGGCTTTTGACCACGCTTCAATCCCTGAGGTCCAGCAAGCCTCTCAGAGGATTCTCGACGCAGCGCTAGCAGCCGGAAA CTCAGCCGCTCAAAAGTATAAGCAAGGCTTTCACTTTGTCAATTGCGGTGCCGATATCGTCGCCCTAACGACATCCATGTCCAACGAGATACAACGAGTGAGGGAACTGACCCAGGAACCAGCCATGAACGGGGTAAAAAATGCCGATAAGGACGGAAGCATAGTGGAACATAAAGAGATATTAGTTGATGCTAAAGACATAAAGATCTACTAG